CCATTTAAGCTAAACAAGGATCTAGGTGGACTTAGCATAATAGAAGTAGGAGGAAATAGAAAAGATAGCTACATACAGAATGTGCAGAGTGTCTCagtttactactggaatggtTCTCCAGATACGCCGATCCTTCTTGGTATTACTAAGGGTAGTAGTAAACCTACATTCTATGGCAGAGCAATAGGTTTTAAAACCTGGATGAATGGTCGAGTACAAAATCTGGATGAAACACAAGCCTTAGATAATCAAAACTGTCACAATAATGATGCAGTTCCATTTAATATACAAGACTCTACATCTGGTGATCTTCTCAAAGAATCTAAATCCAGCTGTCTCAACAAATACAGAAAGATAAAACTTGCACAATCATCCAATCCTCCTGGAAGTGAGTATGTTACTACAGCATACAACATTCCCAGTAACACAAAGATATCTAGAGTTACATACAACGGTAAGCCCACTGATATCCCTCATATTAGTGACCCGGTCGATGTAATAACGCTATACTCTTATCCAGGTAGTGATAGTGTGCCACTTATGATTGAATTTCTAAAACAAGGTGGAGCATCTAGATGGTTTGAAAGCAAAGATTCAGGTGGTACTAGTTGGACAGAAGTTGGTAGTGGTGGTAATTTTTATGGTACAGACAGCACTATTCCAAAGTCCGCCCTTTCTGAAAAGCTTGACGAAGTGTTGTGCAAACAATACGGTAATGTTACCTTGGACCTATCCTCTACTAGATCCAATAGACTGGAAAAGTACTGTTGTAATGAGCACCAAAAAAATGGTGGCAGGATTGCTGTCACTAAAGGAGAGATAAAAGTAAACGGTGTTAGTAAGACCGCTTCATACTACAAACATTCTCTTGCCCCTGGAACATCAGTTGCCGGTGTCTATTACAAGGATATTAGAGGTaacaggaagaagataacACTTTCAGGATCACCATTTCCAATATCAGGCATACAAAGTGTGTATACGTTTTACTGTGGAGAGGAGAAACCATCACTAATTTACGTCGACAGTGACAGCGTTATGACTAAGGGTTGGTACAAGGGTACTGATGAGAACTGGATATGGACACACACAGGTTTAGAACCTAAAGATTTCGAGAATAAGGAACTTGACTGTATGAAATGGATGAAGTTCAAAATAAAGCTGGGAGATTGTGGTTGTACTGGGTTGTCAGACTGTTCAATAGCTTCTGGTAAATCATTAGAAAAACTAAAGGAAGAGCTCcaacaagaagaaaagaggGAACGGGAGAAACGAGAGAAGTTAATAGCTGCAGAAATTCGAAAAGTAAAACAATCTGCTGCACAAGGATTCTCTTCAAGTACTCTAAACTTTACTGATTCTAGTGATAATTCTGGAAGTAATGGTGAAGACAATAGTGGAGGATTTGGATCTGTTAGTATCACTTCTAGTCAACTCTCACCTAAAGGATCATCTGGCTCATCTACTCCTGTTGTTAGTAATAGTGGAGCTGGAGGAGTCACAGTACGGCTTGATAGTAGACGTTCTTACCCTATTAACCATAGAGAAGGAAAAATGATAGATGTTTCCCTTTACAATAATACTCTCATAGCTGGGTATTCTGCCTTTCAGCATAAACGCAAAGGAAAGGATTTTACTATAAACAAGTTTACCGTTGGAAATGAGGGACAGACATTCCCAAAAGAAGCTATACCTGTAAAAGATGTTAAGAGTGTAATAGTATACTTTCTATCTTGTTCGAAATCTGACGATCCTGCTACGAATATTCCACTTCTTGTATACATCGGTAGCAATGACGGGAAGCGCCACCACTGGTATATAATGAAAGAGAAAAACGGTAGGAAATTGTATGACATTTCTTATGTGTTATGGAATCGACCTCCACACAAAGCCAAGAACCTCCAGATTACTCTACAAAACATAGCGGAATACCTGGGGATTTCCTGCAAGAAAGAGTCAGTGCCCATACCTCCAAACAATGATAATGAAATTAAAGATCAAGGAACTAATGGAATACCAAACAACAATATCGTACAATCAGGCGAGATGAGCAACGCCATCTCTCTGGGACTTCCACCTAAAAAACTTCCAATACTTCAACTAAAAGCACAACAAGGAGGTGATAACTTTTACATAGTGGAGGATCAAAAAACTGTTGAAAATACTGTTAAATCTGAATATGTTCCACTTCCATCTGCTAAACCTGACATTCGACAAAATTCTGTCTCATCTGACCTAGCTACTAATATTGCTCAAGGTGAAGCTACTCAACCTATATGTGATGAAAGACAAGTCTCTTCCGCTACTTTAGGTACAGCTAGTACATCTGATGGAGAtggtaaagctgaagaatctgattCTCAAACTCCTCTTGATACTACTCCTGCCGAACCTGGTAAAACTGAACGTTTTGCTAGTGTTCTTACTGGTGGTATTCTCGCTGGTGCCGGATACTTCTTTGCTGGAACTGCAGGAACAGGTGCAacattctttggaggatggaaactgtataatcgctataaaggagatccttgggttagacagatttaatgggtgTCTATGGAGGTTCTCCTGGAAGCACTCCGgtagggagactagggaatcTGcactgagtagttggtctaatggagtactatTATGGATAGATGGGAATAGTAAGGAGTACCATTttgagtatgcatagaTTCACTTGTGGACTTTTGTTCCCTAGAAGTGCTAGTCATTCCTCCATACtgcccattctgctcacaccagttgagacatgaatgggttactactatggaagaatgatggCTGAACATGATAGTATGGAGTTAGAGATACTATGAGAAACTGCTGTAATATACTAATGAGtgaaaatgtagtatgacTAGTAATGAGGTTACTATTGACATTGGTAAGTATCCCAGAAGCAAAGGGGTTGAAACAGATAATAAAATAGGATACTATTACCAAAGTGGTGGGAAAGTTCTTCTGGAGGAAACATATTATCCTGAACCAGATGGAACTTATATGAAACTCACGCATACTCCAGAACATGCCAACATCCAAAGTATTACACACAACGACATTATTCAAACTGTATCCTCTGACCTTTCAGAATTTAAGAGTGTGGCTGTTTTTTACTGGTCAGGGGATAgcatttttggaaatccTCTCctaattcaacttggaAATGACGACAATGAATACTATAATTCCACTCCTGAGAGGCTTACTTATTGGGATAAACTTACTCTGACAGCCATAAATCTTAAGTCTGAATTAGATAAGCAGAACTGTGAGAGGAATAAAGTTCATATCGTAAAAATCTCAGAGAAGGGTAATACTAATAACACTTACCAATGTCCCAGCTGTTCCAAGGAGGATATTCAAACTCACTATAATAACAGCCATCCAGGTTCCTCCTACTATATACATTCTATTCCTGGTTCTTCAGCTCAAATATCTGGGTTCAGGGATAATGAAGCTAATCAAGTTGGACTTCCATCCATTAAAAATCTAAAGTTTGTATTCGTTTACTGGAATAAGCCTGCTGCTAAACCCGTCCTAATTCACTATCCACAAAGTCCACCGAGATGCTTCAGAAGAAATAGTGATAATGATGACACTTGGGTTGAAGTTTCTAGATACCAAGAACAACTTTTAAATGATAAGGAGTATTACCCTTCCATTACTATAGATCTTATGTCTGCTAATGTACCATACACTGATAATAGTGTAATCGTAACTGTGAGAAATACTATAGTTGAGGGTGGCTATTCTAAATTTGAACATTCTCTGAGAGGTGGTCTAGTTATGATTGCACAAGCTAAGCATAGTAGTAATGTTCTAAATGACATATTATCTAATGACAAGTTAGACAGTATTACAGCCTACtactctggagatgatCCTGGGAGGAAAGAAAAACTTCTCCTGGTCGAACTGAGGTCAAGTGGTGGAACTAAATACGAGTATTTTCACAGAGAAACTAAGAGTGCACCTACATGGTCTAAATATTCCGGATCTGGAGGGGAAACTAAACTTTCTAATCTAAAGGAAACTCTGGATAAGCTTAAAAAGGTACAATTTCCTTCTGGAAAGTCAACACTGCGAAAGGCTCTTGAAGGATGCGGAGAGACAGGTGCAGCTGGAGGTGTTGTAGCTGAAGCTTATAACTTCTTCTTTAACCCGAACAAAAGTGCTACAAGACAGATAATTAGATTATTCACCAGGATACTTTAATATACCACAGAAACTCTCCCttacccttggtaggtagtAGAGACACTCCCTCTCtagactcttctcttgttggtatactggaatgctaggatTTATGCTCACTTGTAATATCGAATATAGACAGGAAGGGAACAATGAGAACAACATTCCCTTTACATACTTGGTTTTAAAACCAAATACTACCCATTCCAGTACCTATAAAGCATGCACTTTATTTATGCACTAGTAACATTTATATACAGGGATGAAGCTGATAATAAAGACCCAAAATTTGTCCTTTACAAGGGATTGCGGAAGAAGTATTATGGTTCTGAGGATTTGCTAGACGAGCAAAAATTTAGTCAGATGGTGAAGGAGATGCCAACATTTTTTGAGGAGGTATCACAGGACGCTGCTAGTTTGAGACAGAGTGACGATCTTCCAGAATTTGTTACGCTATCAAATTTTAATGAAAGGGTATGCGTTTTACCATAATACTCACTCGTTTAGGTTATTAAAGACGCTAGCAAGCGGTCGCCGATAATTGTCCAGCTATATGAAGACAACTGTTTCTTGTGCTTTTTGGTCCGGCCGTTTATCAACTCTGTGCATAACCACCTCAAGGAGGTCAACAGTCCGGTCAGAATTAAGCGCTTGAACATTCAGATGAATGACTTTCCCAAGGGATGCCCAATCACTAGGGCAACCCCGACATTTGTCTTTTATACCGGAGGCAACAACGGTGCTAAGTGGGAAGAGTTTAAACCACAAGATTTTGTTAGGAAACTTTcagaggtttgttttcctGTACATGTTTAAATGTGATGTTTATACACCGTTAACATGGCtatataaaatatataGGTGGCAAAATTGCCAAAGGATAGTGTAgaatatttggaaaaactcGCAGAGGATATTTCCCAGAGATTTGTAATGTTTGGAAAGTTGGCACACTGGATGTCTGAGTCACAAATGATCCAAGAACTTGTCTTTAGCTCTCAAATTCCCGGCGAGGAGCCGCTAACTTCCAGCGAGGACATGTACTCTAGAGCTCTCCGAATGCTCATGGATATGGATGCGGACAGGACGGACAGTCTCGAGGAGAATTTGGAGTACCTCAAGGGTGAAATCAACTCTGCAGAACAAGACTGCATTGCCATGTCAGAAATCTTAGGAAAGGAACTTGTAAAACAAAATGTCTAATTGTTACTTGTATAGTTAAAAATTCAGAGTTGTTTTGCATTCAATAAAATTTTCGCCATTGTGTTTGCATTCTTCTTTCGGGCAATTGCTTGACTCTTGAGCACTGAGCGCTGGATTTCGCAACAAATTACCTCAATTGGTTGCTTCAACGACAGCATGTCTTTAAAACGTCGAAATTCATCGTGAATCGATTGCCAAATCACAACTGTGAATGGGTTCACATTCTTGCCAGTTATTGGACACCTCATTTCCAGCACGCCACTATCATTCTCAGCAACTTGATTATCGTAGAGGTTAATTGTGATTCCAGAATCGCCTCCCTTGAATTTTTCACTTCCATAGTAGTTGAAAAAGGCAAACACAAGCTCGGAAAGGGACTCTTGGTTTTTACCCAGGTACTTGCACCTTTCCATAATCTCGGCTGTATCTGAAATGAAACAAAGCTGATTGTCAAGGTCTTCAAAAGGAGAATAGTTCCTTGTGATGTCCTTAAATAGCGGGAGTATTGGAGGGTTTCTGTTTGCTAAAAAGTAAAAGAGCTGCAGCGATAGAGTGTATGAGCTCATTGTACCTTCCGCTCTATTATTAATCTGGCGACATTTAGCCCAGTATTTGATAAATCGACCAAGTTTAGCCACACGCGCATCTAAAGATGTCATTGTCGTTACATAAAGCGAATTGTTTAGTGCAACGGTGTTGTTTATCGAAACGTCACACACGTTAACTCCATTGTTATCAAATAATTTTGCGATAGGAACCCTTGCTTGGATTATTTGTATCTTTGAAATGTAGTCTGTATTTAATAGCGATGATTTTACCAGCATTAGCTTGGAGAGCCACTGCCTCTTTGTTTTGCAGTCTGGGATTACTAGGCAAAAGTCAATGTCTGAGCCTCGGACCCATAGTCCATTTGAGCAGGACCCAAAGGTATGCATAGTTCCTCCCACGGATCTTTCCAGCAGGGGCTTTAGGTTGGCAATCAGAAAGTTCATCCGTTCAAACTGCTCCCCCGGTGGcaccagtttgttttcGTCCAAAAGCTCCAAATCCAGCAAGAAATAAGACAGGTAGATTGAGTGAGAAACCCCGATACCCCTCTTAGGCAGGAGCGACCAGACCTTTTTAGAAATACTCTTGCATAAATTATGGTACATTATCTTATCGTTTTTGTTCAATTGGCCTAAGTATGGAATGTGCATGCACGAAAAACTAAACGAACCTATTGACGCCCAAATGCTTAGTAGCAGGTTATAAAAATCAATTGTAAAGATAATCTCATCGTTTTTGTCATTGTTCACGATCGTTTTGAGCAGATCAAATTTGTGAGTAGTCTTTGCGTATATTTCGTTAAAGTTCCGCAGGTGAAAGATGAGGTCATCATGGGAGGAGTCCGTAGACAATGTGTTTGTGCGATTTTTTATAGCTCTATCCATGCTTCTCAGGACCGTAGTTGGAGAAGAGCTTGGAATGGTGATAGTGGAATTGCGTCTTCTGTCAAAATTAAACCTTTTATGTATTCCCGCAAAATGGCTAATAGAGTCATCagatttatcatcatcagCATCTTCCACCTTCTCCCTAGGAACCTCGTTTTGGGGCGTTATATTCCTCAGGGGAGTGCGAAGTGTGCCCAAATGCGGCTTTATGGCCCTCGAGGGAACGTTCTGGAGGAAGACGCGCTCACCCCTTCTCAGCCCCGTCAACATCTTCTTGAACGCCACGCCAGGCTCCATGGTTAAATGACCTCCTCTATCGACATGTTTCGGCCCTAAAATCCTTCTTTGCCATCACACAGTCAGGGAGACCCACGTCGGCCATGAAACCAACCCCTAGTCCTATATACCAATACAGCGACGCTTATTCCCTCAAATTTATCCTCTGTGTAGCCAAAAGTCAAACAGAAgttgagaatgaagaacaaaaacaaaattCACGAACAAACTGGACACTATAGACCAAAATAATTAAAACACACGACAACTATAAACAAATAAACGCCACACCCGCACCTTTTGAACCAAACGGGACGAAAAAGAGAAAATGACGACTGAAGGGCCCACACGTCGTCAAGCCACACAGAAAGAACCGCGGCTCTCCAACTAATTGCCATAGAGACCAAACTCTGAGCACATTTTACACATTATAGTGGCAACTAATCACAACTTTTCTCGGTCATGATGCTCTATTTTGTACGTGGAGCGAGTTATGCTCGCGATGTCGCTCCATGGATCAAAATGTTAATGTATAGCCATATACCATGTAGCTAAACCACAAATGGAACCTAAATAATCGTAGAATCTCGccaaaaactccaaaatacGCCAATACGAATTCGGAACAGAGGCTCTGGACAAATGTGCGCCTCTTTTGCCAGCCCATAGGCTAAAATATCTCACAGAATATCTAACCACCCGCCAAAAGCTTTCATGTGTGTGAAAATGGTGGAATCCGCCGTCGATACTCTCCATGGGGCGACGACTTGGTGGTTCCTCTGGAATTTGCCCAGGAGCGCCAAGACACAAGTAAATGTAGAGAAGAATTGTGAAATGTACTTATAATGTGGTTAATTGGCGTGATTTTTGTCTCTATTCTTCCGACCTTCACCGAGGGTCTGAGTGTGCTATTCAAACGGCAATTTCTGGATGGCAAGTGCATTTCCAACAATGGCATAATTTACGGCACTGGACAGGAAATCGAGGCTCTCACAAGGGCCAGGAATTGGAGAAGCTCACCTTTGTGTTTTTCTTCGACCCAGTCGTGTTCTTCTCCGGCGTTTCTCTCGTCGCCTGGATTGACGTCTCGTTCCTCTCTGGGCGTCCAGGCCAAGGCCAAGGAGATCATCCTCTCTGACGAGTGCAGGAACAGTTTGCTCTCCGGCATCACCAAAGTGGCTGACACGGTCAGAGTTACTCTGGGTCCGAGAGGTCGCAACATTCTGCTCGAAAAGGAGTACGGCACACCCATAATCGTCAACGATGGCGTAACAATCGCAAGGAATATCGAGTTGAGCGACCGCAAGATGAACGCGGGCGCCAAACTCATCCAGGAAATCGCCACGACCTCCGACGACCGCGCCGGTGACGGTACGACTTCTACGGCAGTTCTGGCAGCTGAGATCGCAAAGAGAGGCGTAGAGTATGTGAACCAGGGCCACAACTCGATCCCGCTTCACAAGGGCATCCAGAAGGTTTCCAAACTCATCATTGAGGAAATAAAGACTTTGAGCAACCCAGTGAGCGGCTACAACGATCTCCTAAACATTGCCACCGTCGCAACTTCCGGTAATGTTGTCATGGGCCAAGTTATAGCCAAGGCGTTTGACAAACTCGGTGGAAATGCAGCGACGATTCTGGAGGATAATCCGGCGCTAGAGGACGAACTCGACTTCACTGAGGGTTACACCTTTGATCGCGGATTCGCCAATCCCTACTTTTTGCTCGGAGAGGAGAAGGAAGCCATCGAATGGGCGTCTCCCAGTATCCTCGTCTCGGACTCCAAAATTGACAATCCACAGTCAatcctttccattcttgaGCATTGCGCCAAGACCAAGACTCCGCTAGTTATCATTGCGGAAGACTTTGGTCCTGAAGCCATGCAGACATTTATCATTAACAAGATGAGAGGAATGCTCAAGGTCGTTGCCGTAAAGGCGCCCTCGTTTGGAGAGAGGAGAAAGGACTATCTACAGGATATTGCCATTGCCACCGGAAGCACTTTTGTCTCCAGCGATGTCGGAATCAGCCTCGGGGATGTCACGGTAGACATGCTCGGAAACGCCAGGAATGTCGTGATTAAGAAGGAAAGGACGTCCATCATCACACTTCCACAGTTTTTGGGAAGCATCAAGAATAGGTAAGGATGCGTAGTATACGAACGTAGTGAGTATGATGCTGACGATGGTGTAAGCCAGAGACAGCATGGGTATCCGACTGAAAGGAGGATaggtcccgaagaatgagggactagagcgaccATAAGGGAGCTCTTCTGTCCAGTAGGATTAAAGTCATTACTGGAAtgcaacggaaggaagaatgtccTCCGAAGGAGGATTAATGACCACAAGGGAGCTTtatggcgagtatacgtAAGCATAGGAGTGATGGTGACTTCATGTAGAGGGAATGGAACCTCTGGAAACCATCCACAGAATAAGGGCGTATGCTCTCTTTGGTCATCCTCTGGCTCCTATACTTACGTATATTCGCTACAGTCCTCCTTCCAGTCAGACAGTCTTTCGCTTACTCAAGATCTAGCAGTCGTACTGACGTACTCCTGCAGAGTTACTCCGTCTAACGACGGCAATCGCTACTCCATAACTCACATACTACCATTACACAAACATTCAGGGTATCGTCTCTattgaaggaaaaggaactCAGTACATCTCAATTTGACAAGCAAAAATTAGGAGAGCGTATTGCCGCTCTCTCTGGCGGTATTGCAAGAATTAGAATCGGTGCAGCCACAGAGACTGAACTGAAGGAGAAACGCCTGCGTTATGAGGATTCCATAAACGCTGTAAGGGCTGCCATGGAAACTGGATACGTGCCAGGAGGAGGTGTAACATACTTGGCCATGCAAAGACCAGAATTTGTAGAAAAGGTAATGAAGAATATTGAGGATTCAGTAAACGAGGAATTGAACTCACCAGACTCTGAAGTTGTTGATGGaagagatgaagaagtaGAAAGCGAAATTGAGCTCCAAAAGGCTGGCGCCCAGATAGTACTCGATGCAATGAGTATCATTACCAAACAAATTGCAGATAATGCCGGTAAGTTTAATCTGGAGTTCTAAGAGTATCGCTCATTACCGTGATTGTACACCAGCCATCCATACtgcccattctgctcacaccagttgagacattgatggagtactactatggaataATGAATGACTGAACAGTATAGAGGGAAGTCAGTGGAGGAACTAGTCTAGTATTCTAGTGAgtgaaaatggaggatgaccGAAGAGGGTGTAACCATACAAATTGGTTACTATCCAGGAGATTTTAACGTTAAAGTAGATAGTAAGGGAGGATACTATTACAATAGTGATGGCGGAACGGTTCTTCTAACGGATGAATGGTTTCCTGATTTAGACGGAACTTACAGGAAGTTTGTTCATActctaaaggatggtaaaataGGGAGTATTAACAAGGGAGTAAATTCTCAAGCTGAATTTACTAGCCTAGACAAATATTCCAGTGTTTCGGTCTACTACTGGTCACAGGATCATGCATGTAGTAAGCCTCTCCTAATTCAATTTGGCGATGAAGAAAAATACTATAAGACTGATAATGGTACTACTTGGACTAATCCTAGAAATGTAACAACTGAAAATCTCAGAGATTCACTTAACAAACAGAACTGTGAGAGGAATGAGGCTcacattataaatatctTGGAAAAAAACGGCACTAATAATGGTACCTATACCTGTCCAGGTTGTACTAAACAAAGTATACGCGTGTTTCCTAATAGTCCATCAGGTTACAACTACTCTATGCATTCTATTCCTGGTTATTCACAACCCATCTCAGTAGCTACTTTCAGGGATGATAAAAATTGGCAACTTGGACTTCCACCTGTTAAAGGTGTCTCCACTATCTATGTCTATTTTAATTCAAAAGTAAACGGAAAACCTATCCTAATATACTATGAACAAGGTGGGCATAACTACTTCAGGAGGAATACCAAGGATGGCAATACATGGAGTGAAGTTTCCCGGTATGATAAACCTACAGATCCTACTGATGATAGAGATAGTAAAATAAAAAATCTTATTGAAAAGAGCTCTTATTACCCTTCCATCATTATAGATTTATCCAGACCAACTAATGCACCATACCGGGATGAAGGTGCTGGTATAACCATTACCGTGAGAAGTAGTCCAATTGATGGTGGCTATTCTAAATTTGAACACTCTCTAACTGGTGGACTTTTTAAGGTTAAAGATGTTATGCACAACTCTTCTACACTTCCCGGTATATCCCCTCATGATCAACTACTTAGCATTTCTGCgtactactatggaaatGATCCTAAAGATCTGTCTAGGCTTCTCCTGGTTGAGCTGGTTGCTAGTGGGAATTCCAAGTATTCATACCACAAGAAACCTAGCAAGAGTGGATCTAATTGGAGTGTCATTCCTGAACAAGGAACTAAAATAGAAGGTTCTCTTCTAATCCAAACGCTTAAGAAGATACACTTTCCTGATTCTGGACTTTCTGGAGGAGCTAAAGCGGGAATTAGCATTGCAAGTGTAGGTGCAGGAGGAGGTGCCATAGGCCTTGCCGTATGGAAGAAGTGGTCTGCTATCgtctcatttataatcACTCGCTTATAGAATACTTCACTTATactccctatggatataatgcagtatgttctcctTACCCTTGGTAGGCAGAACTGGGACCAAGAGACTCTCCCtctctagactcctctcttgttggtgtactggaatgctaggactTATGCAGACTTGTACAATCACAGGATGAAACGATACTCTTTCCAGTAGCATTCACACCTTaccttcatcatcttcatcccaTTTATAGGTACTGATGGATCAAAGGTCGTTGAAAGAATTGTAAATTCTGGTAAACCATTCGGTTATGGTTGGAATGCCAAGACAAACTGCTATGGTGACATGATCAAGCAAGGAGTTATCGACCCTGCCAAGGTCATAATGTCCGCAGTAGAGCACTCAACCTCCGTTGCAGGTCTCGTTCTAACTACCGAAGGAATGATGGTcgaaaaggaagaaaagaaaaagtCCACAGACGATGAAGCAGTGGAGGAGCCATATGAGTAATTGAACGGACCAGAATAAACCATAAATGCAGaaatttgtaaagttttaaatgatgaattaTCCTACTCgtttaaatattttattgtacaaaatttAGCAAATCCAAACACCTTGTCACGCGGTCCTTTGTTTCCTGCGATAGTTCCTCATCAGCAAATTTATGCAAAACCTCTTTAGCGCCCTGGGTAGAATTTGAAATTGCGAAAAATAGAGCAGAAATAGCTCGGTCGCGTACCACTTCCGCAGCTTTACAAAGCGTAGAATCCATTGGCAAATTTAGGGCATTGCAGAGCAAAAATGTTTCAGCATACAGACCACTAGTGGCTAGTAAATCTACGGCACCATGGACATCTTCCAGTAGCACAAGTAAAATTGCCAAATAAATGCCACCCATTGAACGTATTTCTgattttgcaaattctaTACATTCTTCGGGATATGTCATCTCTCTCCCAAACTTTCCCTGGTAAATGAGAAATATGTTGTTAAAATAGCCAAGAAATGTATCCGATGTCATCCTAGAAGTGAGCAATTCTGGTGCCCATTTTTCAACTTCCTCCTTGCCGTTTTTACAAATTTCAATGAGCAGTTTAACGGACAAATGACGGTCACTTGATAAATCTGCAGAGCCAAGCAGGCTTGTAATATCCATATTGTCGCAGAATAGAAGGCACTCCTCTGGAGTAAAACTGCTTGAAGACaaatctccattcttgtgACAAAAAAGCTTTAGCAAAATTTCCAGGGCAAAGTCGCGATCCTTCATAGCCTCAAAAAGGtccaaaaacttttgtAAATCTGCCAAATTCCTGCAAGCATTATCACTAGAACCAAAAAGATAGTAGCTAAAATTGaaagattttaaagacTTTCCATT
Above is a genomic segment from Theileria equi strain WA chromosome 4 map unlocalized gcontig_1105316255041, whole genome shotgun sequence containing:
- a CDS encoding hypothetical protein (encoded by transcript BEWA_050470A), which encodes MHFIYALVTFIYRDEADNKDPKFVLYKGLRKKYYGSEDLLDEQKFSQMVKEMPTFFEEVSQDAASLRQSDDLPEFVTLSNFNERVIKDASKRSPIIVQLYEDNCFLCFLVRPFINSVHNHLKEVNSPVRIKRLNIQMNDFPKGCPITRATPTFVFYTGGNNGAKWEEFKPQDFVRKLSEVAKLPKDSVEYLEKLAEDISQRFVMFGKLAHWMSESQMIQELVFSSQIPGEEPLTSSEDMYSRALRMLMDMDADRTDSLEENLEYLKGEINSAEQDCIAMSEILGKELVKQNV
- a CDS encoding hypothetical protein (encoded by transcript BEWA_050460A) — translated: MTSNEVTIDIGKYPRSKGVETDNKIGYYYQSGGKVLLEETYYPEPDGTYMKLTHTPEHANIQSITHNDIIQTVSSDLSEFKSVAVFYWSGDSIFGNPLLIQLGNDDNEYYNSTPERLTYWDKLTLTAINLKSELDKQNCERNKVHIVKISEKGNTNNTYQCPSCSKEDIQTHYNNSHPGSSYYIHSIPGSSAQISGFRDNEANQVGLPSIKNLKFVFVYWNKPAAKPVLIHYPQSPPRCFRRNSDNDDTWVEVSRYQEQLLNDKEYYPSITIDLMSANVPYTDNSVIVTVRNTIVEGGYSKFEHSLRGGLVMIAQAKHSSNVLNDILSNDKLDSITAYYSGDDPGRKEKLLLVELRSSGGTKYEYFHRETKSAPTWSKYSGSGGETKLSNLKETLDKLKKVQFPSGKSTLRKALEGCGETGAAGGVVAEAYNFFFNPNKSATRQIIRLFTRIL
- a CDS encoding hypothetical protein (encoded by transcript BEWA_050450A), which produces MTKELVLDISAGCGESGTCNCKVHPDGITATREVNKPVAGFIKLIHKSNIPFKLNKDLGGLSIIEVGGNRKDSYIQNVQSVSVYYWNGSPDTPILLGITKGSSKPTFYGRAIGFKTWMNGRVQNLDETQALDNQNCHNNDAVPFNIQDSTSGDLLKESKSSCLNKYRKIKLAQSSNPPGSEYVTTAYNIPSNTKISRVTYNGKPTDIPHISDPVDVITLYSYPGSDSVPLMIEFLKQGGASRWFESKDSGGTSWTEVGSGGNFYGTDSTIPKSALSEKLDEVLCKQYGNVTLDLSSTRSNRLEKYCCNEHQKNGGRIAVTKGEIKVNGVSKTASYYKHSLAPGTSVAGVYYKDIRGNRKKITLSGSPFPISGIQSVYTFYCGEEKPSLIYVDSDSVMTKGWYKGTDENWIWTHTGLEPKDFENKELDCMKWMKFKIKLGDCGCTGLSDCSIASGKSLEKLKEELQQEEKREREKREKLIAAEIRKVKQSAAQGFSSSTLNFTDSSDNSGSNGEDNSGGFGSVSITSSQLSPKGSSGSSTPVVSNSGAGGVTVRLDSRRSYPINHREGKMIDVSLYNNTLIAGYSAFQHKRKGKDFTINKFTVGNEGQTFPKEAIPVKDVKSVIVYFLSCSKSDDPATNIPLLVYIGSNDGKRHHWYIMKEKNGRKLYDISYVLWNRPPHKAKNLQITLQNIAEYLGISCKKESVPIPPNNDNEIKDQGTNGIPNNNIVQSGEMSNAISLGLPPKKLPILQLKAQQGGDNFYIVEDQKTVENTVKSEYVPLPSAKPDIRQNSVSSDLATNIAQGEATQPICDERQVSSATLGTASTSDGDGKAEESDSQTPLDTTPAEPGKTERFASVLTGGILAGAGYFFAGTAGTGATFFGGWKLYNRYKGDPWVRQI
- a CDS encoding conserved hypothetical protein (encoded by transcript BEWA_050480A), whose amino-acid sequence is MEPGVAFKKMLTGLRRGERVFLQNVPSRAIKPHLGTLRTPLRNITPQNEVPREKVEDADDDKSDDSISHFAGIHKRFNFDRRRNSTITIPSSSPTTVLRSMDRAIKNRTNTLSTDSSHDDLIFHLRNFNEIYAKTTHKFDLLKTIVNNDKNDEIIFTIDFYNLLLSIWASIGQLNKNDKIMYHNLCKSISKKVWSLLPKRGIGVSHSIYLSYFLLDLELLDENKLVPPGEQFERMNFLIANLKPLLERSVGGTMHTFGSCSNGLWVRGSDIDFCLVIPDCKTKRQWLSKLMLVKSSLLNTDYISKIQIIQARVPIAKLFDNNGVNVCDVSINNTVALNNSLYVTTMTSLDARVAKLGRFIKYWAKCRQINNRAEGTMSSYTLSLQLFYFLANRNPPILPLFKDITRNYSPFEDLDNQLCFISDTAEIMERCKYLGKNQESLSELVFAFFNYYGSEKFKGGDSGITINLYDNQVAENDSGVLEMRCPITGKNVNPFTVVIWQSIHDEFRRFKDMLSLKQPIEVICCEIQRSVLKSQAIARKKNANTMAKILLNAKQL